The Paenibacillus sp. RUD330 genome has a segment encoding these proteins:
- a CDS encoding ABC transporter substrate-binding protein — MKKRVPMVLSVALIAGMLSACSTGQGGQNESGSASGESVTTIEFWAAPNPTQQAYWQEMAKAYEAQNGKVKINVSAIKESPTSEASIQAALAAKSAPTMSENINRGFAAQLSSSKALVPLDTLEGYGDLLQGRSMSKTIEPWKFADGHQYVLPIYSNPMLFGWRLDTLKELGYSEPPKTYGEVLELTKKLKDKYGDKKYLWAKPDLADPTAWKRWFDFYMLYDAASNGNKFIEGDKFTGDEKAGIEVLTFVDSLRKEKGLLARQVTDPFENGTGVFTDVGPWTFTTWAEKYPNLKYNETYALTMPPVPDGVDPAQSKTFADTKGLVIYASATKAQQQAALDFVKWVYSDAKNDAAWFKQTNLPPARDDLSTNESFQAILDESPQLKPYAENVPNAVPPMDNAKYNDLQTIIGTEAFNKVVKGEIAPAEGWAAMKAALEKALK; from the coding sequence ATGAAAAAGAGAGTCCCAATGGTTTTATCCGTTGCTTTGATCGCGGGCATGCTGTCCGCTTGCTCCACCGGCCAGGGCGGCCAGAACGAATCCGGATCGGCGTCCGGGGAAAGCGTGACGACGATCGAGTTCTGGGCGGCGCCGAATCCGACGCAGCAGGCTTACTGGCAGGAGATGGCCAAGGCGTACGAAGCCCAGAACGGCAAGGTCAAGATCAACGTCAGCGCGATCAAGGAATCGCCGACCTCCGAAGCCAGCATCCAGGCCGCGCTCGCGGCCAAGAGCGCGCCGACGATGTCGGAGAACATCAACCGCGGCTTCGCGGCCCAGCTGTCGAGCAGCAAGGCGCTCGTGCCGCTGGATACGCTGGAAGGCTACGGCGACCTGCTCCAGGGACGAAGCATGAGCAAGACGATCGAGCCGTGGAAGTTCGCGGACGGCCATCAATACGTGCTTCCGATCTACTCCAACCCGATGCTGTTCGGCTGGCGCCTCGATACTCTGAAGGAGCTCGGCTACAGCGAGCCGCCGAAGACGTACGGCGAAGTGCTGGAGCTGACCAAGAAGCTCAAGGACAAATACGGCGACAAGAAATACCTGTGGGCGAAGCCGGATCTGGCCGATCCTACCGCCTGGAAGCGCTGGTTCGACTTCTACATGCTGTATGACGCCGCGTCGAACGGCAACAAGTTCATCGAGGGCGACAAGTTCACCGGAGACGAGAAAGCCGGCATCGAGGTGCTGACGTTCGTCGACAGCCTGCGCAAGGAGAAAGGGCTGCTGGCGCGCCAGGTGACGGATCCGTTCGAGAACGGCACGGGCGTGTTCACCGATGTCGGTCCGTGGACCTTTACGACCTGGGCGGAAAAATACCCGAACCTGAAATACAACGAAACCTATGCGCTGACGATGCCTCCGGTGCCTGACGGCGTCGATCCTGCCCAAAGCAAGACGTTCGCCGATACGAAGGGACTTGTCATCTACGCTTCCGCGACGAAGGCGCAGCAGCAGGCGGCGCTTGATTTCGTGAAGTGGGTGTACAGCGACGCCAAGAACGACGCAGCCTGGTTCAAGCAGACGAATCTGCCGCCGGCCCGCGACGACCTGTCGACCAACGAATCGTTCCAGGCGATCCTGGACGAGAGTCCGCAGCTGAAGCCGTATGCGGAGAACGTGCCGAATGCGGTGCCGCCGATGGACAACGCCAAGTACAACGACCTGCAGACGATCATCGGCACGGAGGCTTTCAACAAAGTGGTCAAAGGCGAAATCGCCCCTGCCGAGGGCTGGGCGGCGATGAAGGCTGCGCTGGAGAAAGCCCTGAAATAA
- a CDS encoding LacI family DNA-binding transcriptional regulator, which yields MKSKITMQDIADRLNLSKNSVSQALTGKPGVSDETRRLIMKTADEMGYTYTRRGNTEEAGPTAKPRTIALIASDYAFSMKSFFSDIYLSIDRELKKLGCELVIQSISPNDAESLTLPPFIQQRAVDGVLILSHITTPYIQAVLDTDIPAVLIDHHHPDLQADCILTNNRFSAYEAIRHLHGLGHRDIGYVGNISFAPSYYERLEGMRLAALELGLQLKEAWLLTDAAEDSDEIRKRLEGLSGGPTAWFCVNDGYGFMVSSALQQLGRRVPEDASVVSFDNGYLSRLATPPITTVDVDLPLYARCAVERLLARLEDPGMPYAETLLHTKLLIRESTGNPPRR from the coding sequence TTGAAATCGAAAATTACGATGCAGGACATCGCCGACAGGCTGAATCTGTCCAAGAACTCGGTCTCCCAAGCTTTGACGGGCAAGCCCGGCGTAAGCGACGAGACACGCCGGCTCATCATGAAGACGGCCGACGAGATGGGCTATACGTATACCCGAAGGGGCAACACGGAGGAAGCCGGCCCGACGGCGAAGCCGCGGACGATCGCGCTCATCGCTTCCGATTACGCCTTTTCCATGAAGAGCTTCTTCAGCGACATCTACCTCAGCATCGACCGGGAGCTGAAGAAGCTCGGCTGCGAGCTGGTCATCCAGTCCATCAGCCCGAACGATGCCGAGTCCCTGACTCTCCCGCCGTTCATCCAGCAGCGGGCCGTGGACGGCGTGCTCATCCTGTCCCATATTACGACTCCCTATATCCAGGCCGTGCTGGATACGGACATTCCCGCCGTCCTGATCGACCATCACCATCCCGATCTGCAGGCGGACTGCATCCTGACCAACAACCGGTTCAGCGCCTACGAAGCCATCCGGCATCTGCACGGACTCGGCCATCGCGATATCGGTTATGTCGGCAACATCTCTTTTGCTCCGAGCTATTACGAGAGGCTGGAGGGGATGAGGCTCGCAGCCCTCGAGCTCGGCTTGCAGCTGAAGGAGGCCTGGCTGCTGACCGATGCGGCCGAGGACAGCGACGAGATCCGCAAACGGCTGGAAGGGCTGAGCGGCGGGCCTACCGCCTGGTTCTGCGTCAACGACGGATACGGCTTCATGGTCAGCTCCGCGCTGCAGCAGCTCGGGCGGCGCGTGCCCGAGGACGCCTCCGTCGTCAGCTTCGACAACGGCTATCTCTCCCGGCTCGCGACACCGCCCATCACGACGGTCGATGTCGACCTTCCGCTCTATGCCCGGTGCGCCGTCGAGCGGCTGCTCGCCAGACTGGAAGACCCCGGCATGCCGTACGCCGAAACGCTGCTGCATACGAAGCTGCTCATCCGGGAATCGACCGGGAATCCTCCCCGCCGCTGA